In Pleomorphomonas sp. T1.2MG-36, a single window of DNA contains:
- a CDS encoding alpha/beta fold hydrolase, producing MPSFSTADGEFAYLDKGDGQPVVLVHGFASSARVNWLDTGWMDWLVQAGYRAIALDNRGHGDSVKLHHVEDYRLDKMSDDVLSLVDHLKLPRIRAIGYSMGARILLDFASRHSDRLERLVLGGIGGTMAKAGLDREHIAAALLAPTLDDVDDPVGRGYRLFADQTRSDRQALAACIRGYGRPVETAETDRITVPTLVAVGTKDAVAGSATELAAMIPGAEVLDIPNRDHMRATGDKVFKEGVTAFFAR from the coding sequence GTGCCGAGCTTTTCGACCGCCGACGGCGAGTTCGCCTATCTCGACAAGGGTGATGGCCAGCCCGTCGTGCTCGTCCACGGCTTCGCGTCGAGTGCCCGCGTCAACTGGCTCGATACGGGCTGGATGGACTGGCTCGTCCAGGCTGGATACCGGGCGATCGCCCTCGACAACCGCGGACACGGCGACTCGGTCAAACTGCACCATGTCGAGGACTATCGTCTCGACAAGATGAGCGACGACGTCCTCTCGCTCGTCGATCACCTCAAGCTGCCCCGCATCCGCGCCATCGGCTATTCGATGGGCGCCCGCATCCTGCTGGACTTCGCCAGCCGCCATTCCGACCGCCTCGAACGGTTGGTGCTCGGCGGCATCGGCGGCACCATGGCGAAGGCCGGCCTCGACAGGGAGCATATCGCGGCGGCCCTCCTCGCTCCGACGCTGGACGATGTCGACGATCCCGTCGGTCGCGGCTATCGCTTGTTCGCCGACCAGACCCGCTCCGACCGTCAGGCGCTTGCCGCCTGCATTCGAGGCTACGGCCGTCCCGTCGAAACCGCCGAGACCGACCGCATCACCGTACCGACACTGGTTGCCGTGGGCACCAAGGACGCGGTCGCCGGATCGGCCACGGAACTGGCCGCGATGATTCCCGGCGCGGAGGTGCTCGACATCCCCAACCGGGACCACATGCGGGCCACCGGCGACAAGGTGTTCAAGGAAGGCGTCACGGCCTTCTTCGCCCGATAG
- a CDS encoding zinc-finger domain-containing protein produces the protein MADAFVPHFANDAGVTTIRIGAKEFMCIGAKPPFDHPHIFLEMGDDAEVVCSYCSTVYRYDPSLKATESEPKDAAWQPKAA, from the coding sequence ATGGCCGACGCTTTCGTTCCTCATTTCGCCAACGACGCCGGGGTGACGACCATCCGGATTGGCGCGAAGGAATTCATGTGCATCGGCGCCAAGCCGCCCTTCGACCATCCGCATATCTTCCTGGAAATGGGAGACGATGCAGAGGTCGTTTGTTCCTATTGCTCGACCGTCTATCGCTACGATCCCTCGCTCAAGGCGACCGAATCGGAACCTAAGGACGCCGCGTGGCAGCCCAAAGCGGCCTGA